The Macellibacteroides fermentans genome contains the following window.
TCAGATTAACAGTTTAGATTCTATCCGCGAATCGGCAAAGGCTTTTCTGGCGGCAATGGACGATCGTACGGTATTTGCCTTTCATGGTCAGATGGGCGCAGGTAAGACAACCTTCATCAAGGCCATCTGTGAAGAACTTGGCGTTGAGGATGTTATCAACAGCCCCACATTCGCTATCATCAACGAATACCGTTCCGAAACTACCGGCGAGCTTATCTATCACTTTGATTTCTACCGCATCAACAAACTGAGCGAAGCCGAAGATATCGGAACAGAAGATTACTTCTATTCGGGCGCCCTTTGTTTCATCGAATGGCCCGAGAAGATCGAAGACCTGTTGCCGGGCGACGTAGTGGAGGTTACAATCAAAGAAAACCCGGACGGTACACGTACCGTAGAAATAAACTAAGACCATGGGCCCCTCAGAGTATTTTATCCTGGTAATCTTTATCGCATTGGGACTGTTTTCACTTACAGCAGCCATCCTGAACATCGATTGGTATTTCAAAACCAGTGGAGCTGCCACGTTCATTAAATTATTCGGCCGTCAAGGAGCCCGTATATTTTATGGACTCCTTGGGTTGGCACTCATTGCCTGTGGGGTATGCGGTTTACTCTATTGGTAAAATTCATATCAAATAATTAGCATGCAAGAAACAAAAAACACCGGAGGTATACGTTCGTTTAGTCGGAACTTCTGGACTGTCATTCTCATGGAGCTCTTCGAGCGGGGCTCGTACTACGGCGTTATGTCTGTGTTATCCGTCTATCTGGTACTGGGTATCGATCAGGGCGGATTAGGATTTTCGAAAGAGAGTGTGGGTGTTATAAAGAGCACCATCACACCGCTTCTGTACATCCTGCCCATACTTTCGGGGGCGATTGCCGACAGATACGGATATAAGAAGGTGCTTACCTTTGCTTTTCTCGT
Protein-coding sequences here:
- the tsaE gene encoding tRNA (adenosine(37)-N6)-threonylcarbamoyltransferase complex ATPase subunit type 1 TsaE; its protein translation is MTTIQINSLDSIRESAKAFLAAMDDRTVFAFHGQMGAGKTTFIKAICEELGVEDVINSPTFAIINEYRSETTGELIYHFDFYRINKLSEAEDIGTEDYFYSGALCFIEWPEKIEDLLPGDVVEVTIKENPDGTRTVEIN
- a CDS encoding immunity 17 family protein encodes the protein MGPSEYFILVIFIALGLFSLTAAILNIDWYFKTSGAATFIKLFGRQGARIFYGLLGLALIACGVCGLLYW